The Saccharomycodes ludwigii strain NBRC 1722 chromosome II, whole genome shotgun sequence genome window below encodes:
- the YCF1 gene encoding ATP-binding cassette glutathione S-conjugate transporter YCF1 (similar to Saccharomyces cerevisiae YDR135C | YCF1 | Yeast Cadmium Factor): protein MTLPFNLQRFYISGATNNNTLISNPQDNLSHVKLCLCGNGEKFGPISNKYGDFTLCFNNLLLILSALLMIIVGSYQTSQLNKSKNIYKYRRNWLIFSRITLILIQFVFIGINVIIIRNNNSLDFMLQEILTLLSLLVALNLHWIEYNKSKLSNGVLLFYWLFETFFQASLLLHIYIRYDYEGYWFNDSKNFMVLRIFETTNAFFILLLEWLPRKPTLPYQNLMQQEYLKKKKSPYDEANIFSKISFSWMTGLMKTGYEKFLSEDDLYKLPNSFGSAEISNKMSSIMNKNPTVSLALSLFREFWPKIVLGASFKIVYDILSFTQPQLLRLLIKFVTDYNQNKNEGNDPENYPIVKGFILAISMFLVGFIQTCILHQYFLTSYDTGMNIKSGLTSIVYQKALNLSNEASDMSSTGDIVNLMSVDVQRLQDLNQWGHIIWSGPFQIILCLISLYKLLGNCMWVGVLIMLIMIPLNSIIVRKQKTLQKTQMKNKDERTRITSEILNNIKSLKLYAWEIPYKAKLDHVRNDKELRNLKKIGVVQAISNFQFNIVPFLVSCSTFATFVLTNNGKPLTTDLVFPALALFNLLAFPLAVVPMAITSFVEASISVNRLSKFLNNEELQKDAVKHEPSVTKVGDVSVKLSDATFLWKRKPEYKIALSNINFEARKGQLNCVVGKVGAGKTALIKSILGDLYRVQGEAIVHGNVAYVSQLAWIMNGTVKENILFGHKYDPDFYEKTIKACALTIDFAGLSKGDQTIVGEKGISLSGGQKARLSLARAVYARADVYLLDDPLAAVDEHVSKHLVEHVLGPNGLLHSKTRVLVTNKISVLLIADCISLLEGGQIVEHGSYESILKTGNENSALAKLIEEFGNRKKENEGDSKVDLKELVTGDLSDTDEDFYASSLRKASDETLRSIGFFPSGEDGGDVDVSRREHREQGKVKWDIYFEYARSCNPKFVVVFIIFLILNMVLSVAGNFWLKHWSEVNTRLGYNPNISKYLGIYFSFGIGSALATLASVIILWIFCTISGSRILHDRMAASVLRAPMSFFETTPIGRILNRFSNDIYKIDEVLGRSFSQFFNNSIKVSFTILVICFTTWQFIFFVIPIGMLYIYYQQYYLRTSRELRRLDSVTRSPVYAHFQETLGGITTIRGYGQQTRFIHLNRCFIDNNMSAYYPSINANRWLAFRLETIGSFIIFCAAMLSVFRLRQGTLSAGAIGLSLSYALQITQSLNWIVRMSVEVESNIVSVERVKEYANLKSEAPAIIPGHRPPESWPDKGEIKFVDYSTRYRPELPLVLHDINLSIESREKIGIVGRTGAGKSSLTLALFRIIEASSGHIEIDGINTSTIGLADLRHKLSIIPQDSQVFEGSIRENIDPTGLYSDEQIWEALELSHLKQHVETLGGLDSELSEGGGNLSVGQRQLMCLARALLIPSKVLVLDEATAAVDVETDQVLQETIRTAFKDRTILTIAHRLNTIMDSDRIIVLEQGKVAEFDSPDNLLKDKSTIFYGLCKEAGLATA from the coding sequence ATGACTCTTCCATTTAATCTCCAAAGGTTTTATATTTCTGGAGcaaccaataataatactttaaTATCTAATCCTCAAGATAATCTATCACATGTAAAACTTTGTTTATGCGGCAATGGTGAAAAATTTGGGCCAATCTCCAATAAATATGGTGATTTCACATTGTgctttaataatttgttgttaattttgTCTGCACTATTAATGATTATCGTAGGGTCATATCAAACTTCTCAATTgaataaaagcaaaaatatatataaatacagGAGAAACTGGTTGATCTTTAGTAGAATTACTTTAATATTGATACAGTTTGTTTTCATTGGTATTAAcgtaattattattagaaataacAATTCCCTTGATTTTATGCTCCAGGAAATTTTAACTTTGTTATCATTACTCGTGGCTTTGAATCTACATTGGATTGAATACAACAAGAGTAAGCTATCAAATGGAGTGTTGTTATTCTATTGGCTCTTCGAAACGTTTTTCCAAGCCTCTTTGCTGCTCCATATTTATATCAGATATGATTATGAGGGGTACTGGTTTAATGACAGCAAAAATTTCATGGTTTTAAGGATTTTTGAAACTACCAATGCCTTTTTTATATTGCTTCTAGAATGGTTGCCAAGAAAACCAACCTTGCCCTATCAAAATCTAATGCAACAggaatatttgaaaaaaaagaaaagtccATATGATGAggccaatattttttctaaaatttccttttcttgGATGACTGGACTGATGAAGACCGGCtatgaaaagtttttaagtGAGGATGACTTGTATAAGTTGCCTAATTCTTTTGGTAGTGCTgaaatttcaaataaaatgtCCAGTATCATGAATAAAAACCCTACTGTGTCGTTGGCTTTATCCCTATTTCGAGAATTTTGGCCTAAAATTGTTTTGGGCgcatcttttaaaattgtttatgACATTCTATCATTTACTCAACCTCAATTATTAAGGTTGTTGATTAAGTTTGTAACGGACTAtaatcaaaacaaaaatgaagGAAATGATCCTGAAAATTACCCAATTGTGAAAGGTTTCATTTTAGCCATTAGTATGTTCTTGGTTGGTTTTATTCAAACATGTATTTTGCACCAATACTTCTTAACTTCATATGATACTGGTATGAATATTAAGAGTGGCTTGACATCGATTGTATATCAAAAAGCGTTGAACTTGTCGAATGAAGCCAGTGATATGTCATCTACAGGAGATATTGTAAATCTAATGAGTGTTGATGTTCAAAGATTACAAGATCTAAATCAATGGGGCCATATTATTTGGTCTGGtccttttcaaattattttgtgtTTGATTTCTCTTTATAAATTACTAGGCAATTGTATGTGGGTGGGTGTTCTGATTATGCTTATTATGATTCCATTAAACTCTATTATTGTTCGTAAGCAAAAGACATTGCAAAAAACtcaaatgaaaaacaagGATGAAAGAACCAGGATCACTAGTGAAATTCTAAACAACATTAAATCTCTAAAACTCTACGCTTGGGAAATTCCATACAAGGCAAAACTAGATCATGTTCGAAATGATAAAGAATTAAGAAACTTGAAAAAGATTGGTGTTGTTCAAGCGATTTCCAACTTCCAATTCAATATAGTTCCATTTTTAGTTTCGTGCTCCACTTTTGCAACTTTCGTTTTGACTAACAATGGTAAGCCATTGACTACTGATTTGGTTTTCCCCGCTTTGGCtttattcaatttgttAGCTTTCCCCTTGGCTGTTGTTCCAATGGCAATCACTTCTTTCGTTGAAGCCTCGATCTCTGTAAACAGATTgtctaaatttttaaacaatgaAGAATTACAAAAGGATGCTGTAAAACATGAACCATCGGTCACAAAAGTGGGAGATGTTTCTGTGAAATTATCTGACGCTACCTTCTTATGGAAACGTAAACCGGAATACAAGATTGCCCTatctaatattaatttcGAGGCTCGCAAGGGTCAACTAAATTGTGTGGTAGGTAAAGTTGGTGCTGGTAAAACGGCTTTGATTAAATCTATCTTGGGCGATTTATACCGAGTACAAGGTGAAGCGATTGTTCATGGTAATGTGGCTTATGTATCTCAATTAGCCTGGATTATGAACGGCACAGTAAAggaaaacattttatttgGTCACAAATATGATCCAGATTTTTATGAAAAGACCATTAAAGCGTGTGCTTTGACCATTGATTTTGCAGGATTATCAAAGGGAGATCAGACCATTGTTGGCGAAAAGGGTATTTCATTAAGTGGTGGTCAAAAAGCGCGTTTATCTTTAGCTAGAGCTGTGTATGCGAGAGCAGATGTTTACTTATTAGACGATCCGTTAGCTGCTGTGGATGAACATGTTTCTAAACATTTGGTGGAACATGTATTGGGACCAAACGGTCTTTTACACTCCAAAACTAGAGTTTTAGTCACGAACAAAATATCGGTATTACTGATCGCGGATTGTATTAGTTTGTTGGAAGGAGGACAAATTGTTGAGCATGGTTCATACGAGagtattttgaaaactGGGAACGAAAATAGTGCTTTGGCTAAATTGATTGAAGAGTTCGGCaataggaaaaaagaaaatgaggGTGACTCTAAAGTTGATTTGAAAGAATTGGTTACTGGCGATTTATCTGACACTGATGAAGATTTTTATGCTAGCAGTTTACGGAAAGCTTCTGATGAAACACTGCGCAGTATTGGATTTTTCCCATCCGGTGAAGACGGTGGTGATGTTGATGTTTCCAGAAGGGAACACCGTGAACAAGGTAAAGTTAAATGGGATATTTACTTTGAGTATGCTCGTTCGTGTAATCCtaaatttgttgttgtttttattatttttcttatctTAAATATGGTATTATCCGTTGCTGGTAATTTTTGGTTGAAGCATTGGTCTGAAGTTAACACGAGATTAGGTTACAACCCTAACATTAGCAAGTATTTaggtatttatttttccttcGGTATTGGGTCTGCTTTAGCAACTTTGGctagtgttattattttatggATTTTCTGCACTATTAGTGGTTCTAGGATTTTACATGATAGAATGGCTGCCAGTGTTCTAAGAGCACCGATGAGTTTTTTTGAAACCACACCTATTGGTAGAATTTTAAACAGATTTTCTAATGACATTTATAAGATTGATGAGGTATTGGGCCGGTCTTTTTCtcaatttttcaacaattcAATTAAAGTTTCCTTTACAATTTTGGTTATATGTTTTACTACATGGcaatttatcttttttgttattccAATCGGCATGTTGTACATCTATTATCAACAGTATTATCTAAGGACTTCTAGAGAATTGCGTCGTTTGGACTCAGTTACCAGATCGCCAGTATATGCTCATTTCCAAGAAACATTGGGGGGTATTACCACAATCAGGGGCTATGGTCAGCAAACAAgatttattcatttaaaCAGATGCTTTATTGATAACAACATGAGTGCGTACTATCCAAGTATTAATGCCAATCGTTGGCTAGCCTTTAGGTTAGAAACCATTGGTTcgttcattattttttgtgcTGCCATGTTATCGGTTTTCAGGTTAAGACAGGGTACTTTAAGTGCAGGTGCTATTGGTTTAAGTTTAAGCTATGCATTGCAGATTACCCAAAGTTTAAACTGGATTGTTAGGATGTCTGTGGAGGTTGAATCCAATATTGTTTCCGTGGAAAGAGTTAAAGAGTATGCCAATTTGAAATCTGAAGCACCAGCCATAATCCCAGGCCACAGGCCTCCAGAAAGCTGGCCAGATAAAGGTGAGATTAAATTTGTTGATTATTCTACACGTTATAGGCCAGAGTTGCCACTAGTTTTGCACGACATCAATTTGAGTATCGAGTCAAGGGAAAAGATAGGTATTGTTGGTAGAACAGGCGCGGGGAAGTCATCGCTAACTTTGGCATTATTTAGAATCATTGAAGCGAGCAGCGGACATATTGAAATTGACGGTATAAACACGAGTACCATTGGATTGGCAGATTTAAGACATAAGCTATCAATTATTCCACAAGACTCTCAAGTTTTTGAAGGCTCGATTAGGGAAAATATCGATCCAACTGGCCTGTACAGTGATGAACAAATCTGGGAAGCTTTGGAACTAAGCCACTTAAAGCAACATGTTGAAACACTTGGAGGATTGGATAGTGAATTAAGCGAGGGCGGTGGTAACTTGTCGGTTGGTCAAAGACAATTAATGTGTTTGGCACGTGCTTTGTTAATTCCATCTAAAGTATTGGTTCTAGATGAAGCTACTGCAGCGGTTGATGTGGAAACTGATCAAGTTTTACAGGAGACGATTAGAACTGCATTTAAAGACAGAACCATTTTAACTATTGCTCATAGATTGAATACGATTATGGATAGCGATCGTATAATTGTTTTGGAGCAGGGCAAAGTTGCAGAATTTGATTCACCAGACAACTTATTGAAGGACAAATCCACAATATTTTATGGGTTGTGTAAGGAAGCAGGTTTGGCAACAGCATGA
- the RGP1 gene encoding Rgp1p (similar to Saccharomyces cerevisiae YDR137W | RGP1 | Reduced Growth Phenotype) → MNQHRIESFLIQENLLLDILFESATFYNGDNIRLVLRLKHLGTKNKLDLLKDEYANITNEINELKKQDSKGQFIDIDDNNDIKMTEGGEKEKSSFNSDSFSLSSFITSRFKDSNKLEENWKTLITKKRDIGMKLKYHQPLNLFSCNCSLTGFFKYDKELLNSSKFDEISILPDSFMQTESADSLYGSIPLFLIPQSLIFTEYNLEPEQILTYKIKSPKKLPTDLPPTYQQNGTFNIEYNFNFDVMIQHNNCLPEKFNYSVPIVIYPFLDKQGRQPVSKLDNKMVIFEPFTVRRIDDLSDYSNTLRSRRRSSLGSIDLTTGKTPDGTRRNSLLLSNNGASFNEDLMNLKNKFKALAEQLEIGEQSNEDVLVSELFEYQKNDFFLKHRHKPLNDMANESVRGNIRYIFENNSIIESFNSASSIFKKEFIINRNAVPLIKIRLNKICFSTTDDIDVTLTFLDNPNFKPTSVLSTLESFEILNPNFALSPPNDQETPNGFTCFEIHSILFDQSDSLSLKIIPYASTVSNLIAPQFKTNFFQLKYMLKFKIVLVNKDTKLLQPLIDSDDRNGTILSCLKNLEGQEFSFYIPILILPSY, encoded by the coding sequence atgaatcaGCATAGAATTGAAAGTTTCTTAATACAAGAAAACTTGTTATTAGATATTCTTTTTGAATCTGCCACATTTTACAATGGTGATAATATCAGACTAGTACTACGACTAAAACATTTAGGTACTAAGAATAAATTAGACCTATTAAAAGATGAATATGCAAACATAACAAACGAAATAAATGAGTTAAAAAAGCAAGATTCTAAAGGTcaatttattgatattgaCGACAATAACGATATTAAAATGACAGAAGGaggagaaaaagaaaaaagtagCTTTAATAGTGATAGCTTTTCTTTAAGTTCATTTATAACGTCCAGGTTTAAAGATAGCAATAAATTAGAAGAGAATTGGAAAACTTTGATcactaaaaaaagagatattgggatgaaattaaaatatcatcaacccctaaatttattttcttgtaaTTGTTCTTTAACTggcttttttaaatatgataaagaacttttaaattcttCAAAATTTGACGAAATATCGATATTACCAGATTCATTTATGCAAACCGAATCTGCTGATTCTTTGTATGGATCAATAccactatttttaattcctCAATCATTAATATTCACAGAATATAATTTAGAACCCGAACAAATTTTAACTTACAAAATCAAATCTCCTAAAAAGTTGCCAACCGACTTACCACCTACATATCAACAAAACGGAACTTTTAACATTGAGTAtaactttaattttgatgTGATGATTCAACATAACAATTGTTTACCGGAAAAGTTTAATTATTCAGTACCAATTGTAATTTATCCATTTCTGGATAAACAAGGACGACAGCCAGTTTCAAAATTAGATAATAAGATGGTGATTTTTGAACCTTTTACGGTTAGAAGGATCGATGATCTATCAGATTATTCAAATACATTGAGATCTAGAAGGAGAAGTAGTTTAGGTAGTATTGACCTTACAACAGGCAAAACCCCCGATGGAACCCGCAGAAATTCATTGCTCTTATCCAATAACGGCGCATCTTTCAATGAAGATTTGATGaacttgaaaaataaatttaaagcaTTAGCAGAACAGTTAGAAATTGGGGAACAAAGTAATGAAGATGTATTAGTATCCGAACTTTTCgaataccaaaaaaatgatttttttttaaaacatcgCCACAAGCCATTAAATGATATGGCAAATGAGTCAGTAAGAGGTAATATTAGATacatttttgaaaacaacTCCATTATTGAGTCCTTTAATAGTGCAagttcaatttttaaaaaagaattcaTTATTAACCGTAATGCTGTTCCTTTAATCAAAATTCGcttgaataaaatatgttttaGCACTACAGACGACATTGATGTTACTCTAACATTTTTGGATAACCCCAACTTTAAGCCTACCTCCGTGTTATCAACTTTAGAATCTTTTGAAATCCTAAACCCTAACTTTGCATTATCTCCACCAAATGACCAAGAAACTCCTAATGGTTTTACCTGTTTTGAAATTCATTCAATTTTGTTTGATCAATCTGattcattatcattaaagATTATTCCCTACGCATCTACTGTTTCTAATTTAATAGCACCTCAATTTAAGACAAACTTCTTTCAACTCAAGTATATGctcaaatttaaaattgttttagTCAATAAAGACacaaaattattacaaCCGTTAATTGATAGTGATGATAGAAATGGAACAATATTAAGCTGTTTGAAGAATTTAGAGGGCCAAGAATTTTCATTCTACATACCTATTTTAATTCTACCATCTTATTGA